Genomic window (Oryza sativa Japonica Group chromosome 3, ASM3414082v1):
ATGGAAACACAGAACTAACGACCCCGCCGCTTCATTGAAACCCAGGTCGATAGTGCAATTTACATACAGAATTAGAGGAACAAGATATCCAAGTTAACAGGAGTAGAGGATCACGCCCAGCTTGTGTTGCCCATGTTCCTCTCGAGCAAGGGAACACATGCAACCAAAGTTATAGGAGTACATCACTATTGGACGCCCTTGGGAATTGAAGACGTGTCATAGGAGAACAAAATCCCCAGAACATTATTACACCGTGCACAGCTCTAGCATCTCGAAGTTCTTACAAAATTAGCTACTACTACTCCTAAATGCAGGGCAACGGTCAATTTCACTTCTTGACCTCCTCATACTCAGCCTCAGGAGCCTGGTCACCTCCGCCCTGTGATCCTGCTTGCGAGCCACCAGACCCACCACCAGACATGTGTTGCCCAATCTTTGAGACAGCCTTGTTGGCCGCTTCGATCTTGCTCTTTATCTTCTCAATGTCATCCGAGGCCATCTCATTGCGGAGATCGGCAATCGCCGTCTCGATCTCGGAGGCAACCTCTGCAGGTATCTTGTCCCTGTACTCACCCAGACTTTTCTCTATGCTGTAGATGGTTGTGTCTGCGGTGTTTCTGATGTCGATGAGGGCTTTCCGTTCTTGATCCTTCTGGGAGTGCAGCTCAGCCTCATGGACCATCTTCTGGATCTCAGCCTCAGAAAGCCCACCAGAGGATCGAATTGTGATCTGCTGCTCCTTTCCAGTTGCCTTATCCTTTGCTGAGACCGTCACGATTCCATTGGCATCGATGTCGAATGTGACCTCAATCTGTGGCATACCTCTTGGCGCTGGTGGAATGCCAACAAGGTCAAACTCACCAAGAAGTTTGTTGTCTGCTGCCATCTCACGCTCACCTTGCAACACCTTAATACCCACTTGCGTCTGGTTGTCAGCAGCAGTTGAGAACACCTGTAGAAGATGGGCACAGCCAGTGTTAGATCATGCAAACAAACCATAGAATTCTGTATTGACTTGACAGGTAAATTAAGGTCCTATTGTACAAAGAACAATAACTAGAACAGAGGAGTAAGCTGTGCCATGCACTGCATGAGACAACAAACATGAAGCCACCGTAAGATCATCACAGAAAGGTACGACACAAAACAAAGTGTGGCTATGCTATAgctgtgcaaatatgaaaatacatAGGCATAATGCAACCAGATGCCAACGGAATACTAATATCTACCAGTACTATATCACCAAGAAAACTAACAGATCCAGATCATTACAATAGGTTCCACAAAATTAAGGGTTATAACTTTCAAATTTCTAGCGTATAATGCAGAGAGTATAATACAGAAGAACTGCTGTACTAGTTCCAGGAGTAAAACCATACTGACCTGACTTTTCTTCGTGGGGACTGTAGTGTTCCTGTTGATTAGTCTGGTGAAGATACCACCAAGAGTCTCGATACCAAGCGATAGAGGGGTTACATCAAGGAGGAGAAGATCCTTTACATCTCCACGGAGAATGCCGCCCTGAATAGCAGCACCCATGGCCACAGCTTCATCTGGGTTTACTCCTTTGCTAGGGGCCTTACCAAAGATTTCAGAAACAACTTCCTGCACTTTTGGAACCCTTGTCATGCCACCAACAAGAAGGACCTCATCAACATCTTTAGTAGTTATACCAGCATCCTTCAAGCAGCTCTTGCATGGGTCTCTAGTCCTCTCAATCAGACTATTCACCAAACTTTCAAACTTCGATCTTGTCAATGTGATATTTAGATGCTTTGCTCCAGAGGAATCAGCTGTGATGAATGGAAGATTAATCTCGGTCTGGGCTGTTGATGAGAGTTCAATTTTTGCTTTCTCAGCTGCTTCGCGTAGCCTCTGCAGAGCCAGTCTGTCTTTTGACAGATCAATACCTTCAGTTCTTTTGAACTCACTTACTAAAAACTCCAAAAGAGTATTATCAAAGTCTTCTCCACCCAGAAAAGTGTCACCATTTGTTGCTTTGACCTGAGACAACAGCATAATCACTCATCAGGAAAGAAAATAAGTATTTTATAGCAATTTTAAAAACAACTGGAAGTAACAACAAGGAATTCTAAGTTATACAACAACATACCTCAAAAACTCCATTGGATATTTCTAGAATGGACACATCAAATGTTCCTCCTCCAAGGTCAAACACAGCGATCAAACCCTCCTTGTTGTTTGTTCCATAAGACAGAGCAGCAGCAGTGGGTTCATTGATGATTCTTTGGACATCAAGTCCAGCGATGCGACCAGCATCCTTGGTAGCCTGACGCTGAGCATCATTGAAATAAGCTGGAACAGTAATCACAGCCTTGGAAACAGATTTTCCAAGGTAAGATTCAGCTGTCTCCTTCATCTTGGTCAAAACAAAGGCACCAATCTGGCTCGGTGAGTACTGCTTGCCATCTGTTGTCTCTAGCCAAGCATCACCATTCAGAGCCTTCACAATTTTATATGGTACCATTTTCATCTCTTTCTGAGTTTGCGGGTCATCAAAGCGCCGCCCTATCAGACGCTTTGTACCAAAGAAAGTGTTCTGTGGGTTGGTCACTGCTTGACGCTTGGCTGGTGTTCCAACAAGTAGCTCTCCCTTCTGATTGAAAGCAACTACTGACGGTGTTGTCCTGGTTCCTTCTGAATTCTCTATTACTTTTGGGTTCTGCAGTCAGTAAAAAGATCCATTAAACAAGACAGCGAACATACTAACACAGCACGCAGAATCTAGCACGCAACTAACCTTTCCTTCCATAACTGAAACACATGAGTTAGTTGTTCCTAAATCAATTCCAATAACCTCATTTCCAGTTGCTTTTGCACTGcaaaatataaacataaatGGTTAAATGCACACCAAAATAACCTCAGTCAAATGTCTGAAGGAAGATATACTGTCATCGTTTCGCTTGTGCTGATTATAAGCTGTAACAGCTTATCAAcaaccaaaaaataatttgggagtaaaacttttacataTGTGTTTTTGGCAATTTAAAAGGAAatgctagaaaataaactatgatgaaaaaaaaaaccaaaacaactCCAaagttaagttttaaaattcaaattttggctgcgGCTTATAAGCTGAAGAATAAACAATGCGAGTGTATAATAATAATTACCTGAAAGTTCTTGCAAAACCAGCCCATCTTGAACACACATTTGCAGCACACTTTGACTGGACGTTCGCGGTCAACTGAAACAGGAATGAGTTTAATGAAGAGGGAGATGAGTCAACATGACACAAACCATTGTATGGGTTCATAAAAGAAGACATTATCAAAAATAGTGAAAAAAGGAAATCATCTGTTCGAATGAGAGCATCACCAGAAGGGCAGATTGCCAGGGAGGGAAGATATAAGCACAAGCATCAAAAGCATGATCACCAAAGAGCCAGCAAACATAATCACATAAAGTCAGGTAGCTCCGGCCATAACAAGTAGCAGAAGCTCATTACAatccaaaatttcaaacaaaagaaGTTATTCAATATTCCATTTgttcagttcttttttttttctttccatgcAACCATGGGCATGATTGCAAAGAATCCAAGCCTATCAGTACTTCAATGCATCTAATGCTAACTCAAAAGATCCTACACCTCTACAGTCAGTACTACCGCACATTTATGCATGTGTTTTAGATCTTTGACAAAGGATAAGAGcagatgggaaaaaaaaacactccacCATTATCTCTACTGCTCCTCGATGCTGATCTGTTCCACAGATGCCTAAGAATGGTAGTGCACATATCATTTCCCAGCTCCAGCAGGTTACAGATTGTTTTCAAGAAATATTACTAAAAATTGAAGCAAGAAACAAAGCATACTACGAACAACATCAGCAGGAACCAAATCATGATGTAAACAGTACAAGTGGAGAGCTTAGTCCAGCCACCACTACAGCAGTCAGTAGTGAGGCACCAATCCGATCATAGAACAGACATAGAAAATCGGACTCTAAATCGTCAGATTTCAGGCCGCTAGAGAAGGAACCGCGACGTTTGCATAATTCCGTCACTAACACAAGCCATCCGGGACACTAAAGCAGCCGTGGATCAAACAAATTCCGCATAAGCACACACAATCAACCTCGATTCAACCAACCTAACACAGAATCGGGTAGCAATATACATCACGCTGGCACGGATCGGAGCATAAaagggtaaaaaaaaaggaaaaaaaacgcgCGCACCGCTACGCTACGCAGATGATTATTACGCCAAGGAGGGCAGCAACTATGGAAGTGATGAAATGAGGGGAAGGAGCGTACGGTCCCGAGAGGAGACGCGAGGTCTcgccggcgcacggcgcggaGAAGCAGCGACGCCGCCATGGCTGGCCTGGCCGGAGACAGCACGAGGGTTTGCGAGGCTTCCGCTTCCGCTGGATTCGATgagcggcggacgacggcggcgcggccgcgacTTGTAGGGAGGCCGTGGaatgctctggagtctggactCTGGGATTTGGTGGCGAAGAAGCCTCTGGAAGGTACGGACCCCTTCCACTTTTGGGCCGGCCCAGGTTTGCCACGGCCCGGCCCAACTACACCAATGAGActctgacgggtgggccccagtGGTCGCACACGtaaacccttttttttcttttctttccagtgAACGATCCGCTTCACAGCGGGAGCGACCACtagtggctcggctcggctcgcgtcctcttcctcctcgcatcgcatcgcatcgcatcgccCAGATCTCCCGCCGAGTTAGATCCTAATCCGAGGAGAGACTCGAGTCATGGAGGATTCTGCGCGGCCGACGCCCGCTGACTCCGGGGAGCTCCCCAACGGCGCGGGGATGGCGGAGGATGCGGTGGTGGCGCCCGACGCGGGGGAGGctccggaggagggggaggaatcgGGAATTGCGAACGATTCGGAGACGAACGCGGCTCTGGGCGCAGAGGGCGAGCCCTCGCGGGCGCTCACCATGCGGGAGCTGCTTGGGGAGCTCAAGGACAGCGGGGAGCCCTCGTCGGGGAGATCCACGCTTTCGGAGGGCAATGGGATCGGATCTGCCGGTGCGGAGCGCGCCAGGTCAGTTTCTATGCTCTCGCTTTGGGTTTCTACGAAGCTATTCGGATCTCGGgactcgggggggggggggggggggggggaagaagcCATTGGAGCTGTGCAGCTGCGTCTCAGCTTTCGCTGCTTGCTCAGCTGTACACCTTCCCTCAGATCTGCCATTTGCGTGAACTGCGTGGTGGTACATTTCGATAGTTTTTTTCGTCGAATTGTTTAGTGCTTGACATTTCGTAGGAAGGCGCTGGTGATCTGATTGGTTAGTGGCTTTGCTCGTCCTAATGGCTTCTAGATATGTCTGAGATTGCGTCAGTTATATTATTTTTCGAGCCAATTCAAGTCCCACGTAGTCTCTTCCAGGGGTTGTAATGCCGTATTCCTACTTCACCCTGTACCGATGAACTAGCTTACTGATCGTGTGAAGTTTTCAAGTTGCTACGTGCGGATCCATTTTTTAGGATGTGGCTAAAATAACATGCTGAATCAGATGACTGTTATTATTAGTCATTCGGcactctgattttttttagcaaaccTAACATATCGTGGATGCTTGCATAGTGCAATAGTTGTGTCTGGTATGCAGGAAGGGGGAAAAAACTAGTAAATTGTACCGTGCTTAGCTTCCCAATTGGATTCAGGGCTTGAGCACTAAAGGCTGTCTTGTCCTGTTTAACATTGGCTGTCGCGACAGTGCTAAACTCTGGAAAAACCATCTGGATTTCCCCCTGACCTGTACATGACAAATATTCCTACCAACTATATCCTAAGAGCCTGGTTTGTACTTAAATGTAAACACTTGCAGTTATCTAGTCAATAAATGTTTCATTTCAACAAGTCACCACCATGCAGTTTCGTGGGTTTTCATTATcaatattattatttatatgATTATATCAACACTATTTTATTTGTTAGAATTGTTTTTTCTATTACCACTGATGAGATCGTAGATAGATTTTTTAATCCTCAATTCTCCAAATTATCTCGAAACTAGCTACCATGTTACGAATCGCAGCACTTTCTTTGCTCCATTTCAGCCAGGACAGCCTACAGTTCTCATCCCATCATGATGTTGCCATGGACTTGATAAATAGTGTCACTGGAGTTGACGAGGAAGGTCGTTCTCGTCAACGCATTCTTTCCTTTGCTGCCAAAAGGTTATTGTTTGTCTGACTTGATTAACTTAATCCTGTGCTGACGTTATGAACTTATAATTAGTTCACGATTGTGCTTTAAACATATGTTCTGCAGATATGTTAGTGCCATCGAAAGAAATCCGGAAGATCCAGATGCATACTATAATTGGGCCCTAGTCCTCCAGGTAGAACTGTGTTCCTTATAGAAGTATGTAACAGCTGTTGTGTTGATTGAATAGAACGCTGCATTACTTCATTCTGTTCCTTAAACCATGTAGACAAAACAGAATTGCTGATAAAAAGAATGTAGAAGGGTTCTGCAATACTAATATCTTGTAATTCTAATCACTAGTTATAATTTCAGGAAAGTGCAGATAATGTGGATCCTGATTCTAGTTCTTCAAAAGATTCATTACTCGAGGAGGCTTGCAAAAAGTACGCTGAAGCTACACGACTCTGCCCAACGCTATATGATGTAGGTTTGTTTATTGTAATTTCACTACTATGAGTTGCTAGACTGGATTAGAGATTGTATTTTGTTTTTCCTTAAAGCACTGTGCCAAATGGCCCAAATTGGTACTCTATGGGCACTCTGAGAATTCTTAATTTTGACTAAGCTGTCATTTGTGAATAATTTTCTGCTTCAGAATAATTTGTTTGACCAAACTTACACCTCATTCCTCTCTTTAATCATTTTAGGCATATTACAACTGGGCTATTGCTATTGCTGATCGAGCCAAAATGCGTGGACGTACCAAAGAGGCTGAAGAACTCTGGAAGCAGGTCATAAACAATGTTAATAGTTGCGCATGTATTTCACAAAGACtaatctttctttcttttgctaGTATCCAAAGGAAAATTGCTTTCTAATCTTTTCTGCACTTCTAGAATTTAATTTCTCATAAAGTGATTCAATTCCCAATATGCAATAGTTACATTGTTAAGCTTGTGAAAATTGAACAATTTGAATTGCAAACCCAAATGTGAGCTGATGAAATAGGAATATGCCTGCATTTGTTGAAGTGTTTTGGTTCAAGTACGGTTTGTAAAATGGTTGTCTTCTTTTGCTGTCATTGACATGTAAACTAGTAATACTGTCCACGGTAAATAGTGGGCGTGCAATTCTTAGCACTCTAGCAGCACTGAACCAAACATAATATCtgatttctttttctatcattgtTCCTTTTGGTTAGATAGTATATTTTATTGAGAGTAAGGATTTATTATAATTTGGTTAGCCTGACTTACATTTACTTTGGAAAAAATGCCTTGAAGTTATTTACTTGAATTTTATGGATAATACTTTTATTATATTGTTTTCAACTTGTTGGAGATCATGTCTTACTAATTGATCGTTTCTGTCTATTTCTTCTACAGGCTATAATGAATTATGACAAGGCAGTCCAGTTAAATTGGAACAGCCCCCAGGTTAGGATGGTCTCAATTGGCTGATTTAATGGGCAATATAACTAATACTCAATTGAACGTTTGTTAGACCTTTGCATCCAAATCCCATTATCTTGTGTGCTTGCCTTTTATTTTTCATCAATCATCATTTTGATTGATTTCATTTGTCACTATTCTACTGCAGGCCCTCAACAACTGGGGTTTGGGACTACAGGTACACGACTTTGTGACTTTGTTACTTATGTCTGACTTAACATATCTTCGTAATCACACTGATTTTCATTCATTGTCAATATTATTATCTTATAATGTAGGAGCTGAGCGCAATTGTTCCAGCCCGAGATAAACAAACAATCATAAAAACAGCTATAAGCAAGGTAGTTATATGGTACCTCCTAATTAAGTGTCAGGGAAATTACTTCTGAGCAAATGTATCTACAAGAAAATTCTGAAACTCAAaacctgtattttttttctgttgcagTTTCGATCTGCAATCCAGTTGCAATTTGATTTCCACCGGGCTATTTACAATCTTGGAACTGTCCTGGTATGTTTTTTTACAGCACTTTGTCAATATTCGTACATGCTAGCTGACTGCATTTTTTGCTAACAACAATTCACCAACTTTCATATATTTGATGTCACAGTATGGGTTAGCAGAGGATACAATGAGGTCTGCAGGTCCAGATGTCTCTCCAAATGACTTGTACAGTCAGTCCGCCATTTATGTCGCAGCTGCTCATGCATTGAAGCCAAATTATTCAGTATGTGTTTTTCCTCTCTTTGACTACTCTGCCTTTAAATTTCCTTATTGGGATGCCCTGGAAGGTAGAGATGTGAAAACAAAGCAAGAAGAGTTTCATAGTCAGTCAGTCATTGTATTCTTCCTGCTTAACTGAAGTCACTGAAGTGATATTTTAATTCAACAAATACGATTCAGTATTGTAGAAACGTTTGTTAATTCAGCaatatttttctctttcctgTATGTATATTCTGCTAGCTTTCAGCAGTTTGTGGGTTTTGATATTATCTTATAGTAGCATTTCCATGTTACTTGGATGAGTGAACTGACTATTTTGGCAGAGTTAGCATTTTATGCCTCGCATCATGATGTGGTTATAAGCTTGAAATTCCATAGGACATTTCATGAATCTTTAGGCGTTATGTAGATGTACTGAAATGTTGTTGTGGATAATGCAGGTTTATCGCAGTGCTCTACGTCTGGTTCGATCAATGGTATGTTAGCATGCTCTATGCTTTCAGTATTTCTTTGTTTGAAGTTTGTCTTTAAGCAATTCATCTCCTGTATTGGACTTCGTTTTTTaaatgtaattggtttttttattgaGTACAAATGATGATTCACAAGGAAACAAAATCGTATATTGAAATGCACCGGAACAATTAATATGATCGAGAAAATTAGGGTAAAGATTGTGAACTTGTGTGTCCTCAGTGTTTAAGTGATATGTATATATGTCCTAGTTTTATCACTAGCTTGgttttttatcatttttattttatctcgTTTTGAATTTTCAGCAACTATTCAATTATTCATACACCAGGTAATCTGCATGTCTTAAATTATTCTGTGGTTGGCATACTTATTGTTATGCTATGCTTTGCAGCTACCTTTACCATATCTAAAAGCTGGGTATCTAACTGCTCCTCCAGCAGACAACACCATTGCACCACATAAACATTGGGAAAGGTCAGAATTTGTCTTAAACCATGAGGGACTCCAGCAGGTAAGTTCTTCTACTTTAACATGAGCATACTTCTAGAGTACCTGGAGTTTTCAGACGGTTTCTTTTAGCCGGAGATGTTTCTACCCATGTGCATTTCACCAGGATTTGAGTCtcattatttttgttgcaaatgTTAGGTCGATGCCTCTGAAAGCCCTTCTAGCAAACCCCTTGGACATATGGGGAGaagcaaaaaatatattaaagtaGCTGTTGAAGATATCGTTTCAGTGTCTGCATGCTCCGATCTAACACTGCCACCTGGTGCTGGCCTTTGTATAGAAACAATTCACGGGCCTTTGTTCTTGGTAAGTACATACTCATTTGATGCTTGTTGTTCAGGAGTTAAGTTTACATGTACTGTACCGCCTTCTTGACATTTCAGGGCACTGTTTATTCTTGTTGCTCCTCCCTAGGCCCTCCCTCTGTCATTATCACCTCAATTCTCAGCCTGTGATTTTTAACTCGTTTTTCAGGTTGCTGATACCTGGGAGTCTCTTGATGGTTGGTTAGATGCTATACGCTTAGTGTACACCATATTTGCACGAGGAAAAAGTGATGTATTGGCAGGTATCATTACTGGTTGATCTATTGTTGTATGTACGAGTGCGTCGAGCAACAGATATGTCCATTTTAACCACCCATATTCTTTTAATCAGCTTGATTGCTCCGAGTGTTTTCTTCCTTATCTCGCATCTGTAGAGTACAAGTTGATCTGTAGGTCCCTACCAAAGTACCAATCATAGGCTACGTCCGACACATTTTTTGTATCTTTGTATGTGTAAAACATGTCAATGTCATTGAAGTACGACTACATTATACTAGATGAGATGAGTATCGATTGTCATCTAGTTCAAATGATTGAATTCCTTGCACTGTATCTCAAGTTTATCGAGTGAACCATGCGGGCATCGAGGTCGTAAGCCCAAGTAAAACAGTTGTCCCTTCTTCCATAAACTCATTATTTACATCGTTTCGGAGGACTGGTGCTGAATAATGGTTCCTAACGACACCTGCGATGTtggagtatgttttttccagATAGCCGCCGAATCAAAATAGGAGTAGTTTCATTCCTGATATCTGACCTCCGCAACTGGGCAGTTTTACATcgatctcaagatctcaatcccccgGTGATGCATCTGACGCCGTGACGTACTGTACTGCTACTAACATGGCTTTTCCCGTGAAGATCGATCGATGTAAAATCGCCTTTGCATACACAGCCGAGCCAAAGCTGCATCCAGGCAGGAAAGCCTGTGAGCCGGCGATGACAAGTGATGCAACGCGCCCGACTGGCGTCTTGCGGCGCGTGTGTGAAGGCGAAGCTGACATGACGCGACACCTCCATCTCCAGCCACACCACACCACACGATAGTATATGTTCCCATGCAGTGCAGGGGGAGGCGGGACCGACGTGTTGGCCACATCAGTACTACTCATCACACAACAAAACTCGTACTAGTAGTAGCATTAGCACTTTTGTTTCTATTAGTCGCCTAATTGGAGGAGGTCCCTGCCCTACCAGTAGTACACTGTCACTCTCACTCGCTGATGACTCGCGTATAGTGGTGCCGTAGTTAGTGGCAGTGCAGTGCATCTTTCCCGATTCAGGGGATGGCACAGTGATGCGTAGGTTAACGTGGGGTCGTTTCTAGTCACGGATCTCTTCCATCTTTGTTGGTGACTTGGTGTAGGTAGCACTAGCATGGGCCATTGGCTAGGCAGGTTCCATCTCCAAGCCTCTCTCATTCTCAGGGTAATCTAAGAACAATCTTTAATTAGTCCTATCACCGGTAGTAATACTAGGTCTTACTATAACGTAAAATGCCGCCGGACATGGCTCAGTTACTACTAATTTGAAAATTTCTTCGTGTGGATGCTTCTGGTCGACAACGACAAAGAAGCTGTGCTTGTGAGATCTGTGACAGTAGTACTACAAGGCTGCTG
Coding sequences:
- the LOC4331380 gene encoding protein HLB1, which translates into the protein MEDSARPTPADSGELPNGAGMAEDAVVAPDAGEAPEEGEESGIANDSETNAALGAEGEPSRALTMRELLGELKDSGEPSSGRSTLSEGNGIGSAGAERASQDSLQFSSHHDVAMDLINSVTGVDEEGRSRQRILSFAAKRYVSAIERNPEDPDAYYNWALVLQESADNVDPDSSSSKDSLLEEACKKYAEATRLCPTLYDAYYNWAIAIADRAKMRGRTKEAEELWKQAIMNYDKAVQLNWNSPQALNNWGLGLQELSAIVPARDKQTIIKTAISKFRSAIQLQFDFHRAIYNLGTVLYGLAEDTMRSAGPDVSPNDLYSQSAIYVAAAHALKPNYSVYRSALRLVRSMLPLPYLKAGYLTAPPADNTIAPHKHWERSEFVLNHEGLQQVDASESPSSKPLGHMGRSKKYIKVAVEDIVSVSACSDLTLPPGAGLCIETIHGPLFLVADTWESLDGWLDAIRLVYTIFARGKSDVLAGIITG
- the LOC4331379 gene encoding heat shock 70 kDa protein, mitochondrial, which translates into the protein MAASLLLRAVRRRDLASPLGTLTANVQSKCAANVCSRWAGFARTFSAKATGNEVIGIDLGTTNSCVSVMEGKNPKVIENSEGTRTTPSVVAFNQKGELLVGTPAKRQAVTNPQNTFFGTKRLIGRRFDDPQTQKEMKMVPYKIVKALNGDAWLETTDGKQYSPSQIGAFVLTKMKETAESYLGKSVSKAVITVPAYFNDAQRQATKDAGRIAGLDVQRIINEPTAAALSYGTNNKEGLIAVFDLGGGTFDVSILEISNGVFEVKATNGDTFLGGEDFDNTLLEFLVSEFKRTEGIDLSKDRLALQRLREAAEKAKIELSSTAQTEINLPFITADSSGAKHLNITLTRSKFESLVNSLIERTRDPCKSCLKDAGITTKDVDEVLLVGGMTRVPKVQEVVSEIFGKAPSKGVNPDEAVAMGAAIQGGILRGDVKDLLLLDVTPLSLGIETLGGIFTRLINRNTTVPTKKSQVFSTAADNQTQVGIKVLQGEREMAADNKLLGEFDLVGIPPAPRGMPQIEVTFDIDANGIVTVSAKDKATGKEQQITIRSSGGLSEAEIQKMVHEAELHSQKDQERKALIDIRNTADTTIYSIEKSLGEYRDKIPAEVASEIETAIADLRNEMASDDIEKIKSKIEAANKAVSKIGQHMSGGGSGGSQAGSQGGGDQAPEAEYEEVKK